A genomic window from Glaciihabitans sp. INWT7 includes:
- a CDS encoding stealth family protein: MGEAGNPRLATVADRARTIGLTVTEKTTNQGLPHAPAQLAAQAKAPAQASGPQGESTLPPLTLRSDLVLAKGRLALLNTGATPQEAMVEDLLFVRSVLDVAGIDFLLVRGNDSRPVLAVDWRDRKVLCTALARACVDEPFYSKPADGSRGQTVLLADGRLATDSKTRAVVLFRPRITAEGALRYGAGTGVRLELWKSTADAYLAPDENALMRVTLPREEAVRGTVSLYGQDWPTLEGMFATQAQDIDFDIDLVFSWVDGAAIEWQRARARRMKAYVVGEGDDSHARFRQLDELKYALRSVYLFAPWVRNIYIVTDSPRPEWLAEHPRVTIVPSEEFFADPSVLPTHNSQAVESQLHNIPGLSEHFLYSNDDMFFGRAVSPDMFFSPGGVTKFIEATTRIGMGESNLARSGFENSARVNRRLIQDRFGRTITRHLEHTPTPLRKSVMRQLEAEFPEDFRRTAASTFRSATDISVTNSLYHYYAWVTGRAVAQTDATVRYVDTTMRAGLAEMTLLLKKRNIDMFCLNDGSFPELTAEERAAAVRSFLDSYYPIAAPWERPVVDAD; encoded by the coding sequence ATGGGCGAGGCTGGAAATCCGCGCCTCGCGACGGTGGCGGATCGGGCTCGAACGATTGGGCTCACAGTGACCGAGAAGACGACGAACCAGGGACTCCCGCACGCTCCCGCGCAGCTCGCCGCGCAGGCCAAGGCCCCGGCGCAGGCGTCCGGGCCTCAGGGCGAATCGACCCTGCCCCCGCTCACTCTCCGTTCCGACCTGGTGCTCGCCAAGGGCCGGCTCGCGCTTCTCAACACCGGCGCGACCCCGCAGGAGGCGATGGTCGAAGACCTGCTCTTCGTGCGCTCGGTGCTGGATGTGGCGGGAATCGACTTCCTGCTGGTGCGCGGCAACGACAGCCGTCCCGTTCTCGCGGTCGACTGGCGGGACCGGAAGGTGCTGTGCACCGCACTCGCCCGGGCCTGTGTCGATGAGCCCTTCTACTCCAAGCCGGCGGACGGATCCCGCGGCCAGACCGTCTTGCTCGCCGACGGCCGGCTCGCCACGGACTCGAAGACGCGGGCCGTCGTGCTGTTCCGTCCGCGGATCACCGCCGAGGGAGCCTTGCGCTACGGAGCGGGCACCGGGGTGCGCCTCGAGCTGTGGAAGTCCACCGCGGATGCCTACCTCGCGCCCGACGAGAACGCTCTGATGCGCGTGACGCTGCCCCGCGAGGAGGCGGTGCGGGGCACGGTCTCGCTCTATGGTCAGGACTGGCCGACCCTCGAGGGGATGTTCGCCACCCAGGCGCAGGACATCGACTTCGACATCGACCTGGTCTTCTCGTGGGTGGACGGTGCCGCGATCGAGTGGCAGCGTGCCCGTGCCCGCCGCATGAAGGCCTACGTGGTCGGTGAGGGTGACGACTCGCACGCCCGTTTCCGCCAGCTCGACGAACTGAAGTACGCGCTGCGCTCCGTCTACCTCTTCGCGCCGTGGGTGCGCAACATCTACATCGTCACGGATTCGCCGCGACCGGAGTGGCTCGCCGAGCATCCTCGGGTCACGATCGTGCCGAGTGAAGAATTCTTCGCCGACCCCTCTGTGCTCCCGACCCACAACTCCCAGGCCGTCGAGAGCCAGCTTCACAACATCCCGGGCCTCAGCGAGCACTTCCTCTATTCCAATGACGACATGTTCTTCGGCCGCGCGGTGTCGCCCGACATGTTCTTCTCACCGGGCGGCGTGACCAAGTTCATCGAGGCGACCACCCGCATCGGCATGGGGGAGTCCAATCTGGCGCGCAGTGGATTCGAGAACTCCGCGAGAGTCAACCGGCGTCTCATCCAGGACAGGTTCGGGCGCACGATCACCCGTCATCTCGAACACACCCCGACTCCGCTGCGAAAGTCGGTCATGCGCCAGCTGGAGGCCGAATTCCCCGAAGACTTCCGGCGCACCGCGGCGAGCACCTTCCGCTCGGCGACGGACATCTCGGTCACCAACTCGCTCTATCACTACTACGCGTGGGTGACCGGTCGGGCCGTCGCTCAGACGGATGCCACGGTGAGGTACGTCGATACGACCATGCGCGCCGGCCTCGCCGAGATGACGCTGCTGCTCAAGAAGCGCAACATCGACATGTTCTGCCTCAACGACGGTAGTTTTCCCGAGTTGACGGCCGAGGAACGCGCAGCGGCTGTCAGGTCGTTCCTCGACTCGTATTACCCGATCGCCGCACCATGGGAGCGGCCGGTCGTCGACGCGGACTGA
- a CDS encoding phosphodiesterase yields MSGYTAQYPRPDHFIVHLSDTHFVAGGAGLYGGSVDSETHLRQLFCELDASGATPEAIIITGDLADVGDPVAYEELKAIVEPAALRYGAQVVWVMGNHDDRGAFRETLLGQHPSSAPVDRVHWVGGLRIIALDSTVPGHHHGEVTDAQLDWLAEELASPAPHGTILAMHHPPIPSVLDLAVLVELRDQAGLAEVLQGSDVRSIIAGHLHYSTNSTFAGIPVSVASATCYTQDLNVPVGGTRGRDGGQAFNLVHVYENTVLHSVVPLGQDAAVSYVDAAETALILARHGVEFPASGTRPAPVEAPITDEELHPPTREFAVV; encoded by the coding sequence ATGTCCGGTTACACGGCCCAATATCCACGGCCCGACCACTTCATCGTCCACCTGAGCGACACCCATTTCGTTGCCGGCGGCGCGGGGCTCTACGGAGGCTCGGTCGACAGCGAGACCCACCTCCGCCAGCTCTTCTGCGAACTCGATGCCTCCGGGGCCACCCCCGAGGCCATCATCATCACCGGAGACCTCGCGGATGTCGGAGATCCGGTGGCCTATGAAGAGCTGAAGGCGATCGTCGAACCGGCCGCCCTGCGCTACGGCGCACAGGTGGTCTGGGTGATGGGCAACCACGACGACCGCGGTGCCTTCCGCGAGACGCTGCTCGGCCAGCATCCCTCCTCCGCTCCGGTGGACCGGGTTCACTGGGTGGGTGGTCTGCGCATCATCGCCCTCGACTCGACGGTTCCGGGCCACCACCACGGTGAGGTCACCGACGCCCAGCTCGACTGGCTCGCCGAGGAGCTCGCCTCCCCCGCGCCCCATGGCACCATCCTCGCGATGCACCACCCGCCCATCCCGAGTGTGCTGGATCTCGCCGTGCTTGTCGAGTTGCGCGACCAGGCCGGTCTGGCCGAGGTGCTTCAGGGATCCGACGTGCGCAGCATCATCGCCGGCCACCTCCACTACTCCACCAACTCGACCTTCGCCGGGATACCCGTCTCGGTCGCCTCTGCCACCTGCTACACGCAGGATCTCAATGTGCCGGTCGGAGGCACCCGCGGCCGCGATGGCGGGCAGGCATTCAATCTCGTGCACGTCTACGAGAACACCGTGCTCCACTCGGTGGTCCCACTCGGCCAGGATGCCGCGGTGTCCTATGTCGATGCGGCGGAGACCGCCCTCATCCTCGCCCGCCACGGAGTCGAGTTCCCCGCGAGCGGCACCCGCCCGGCACCGGTGGAGGCGCCGATCACCGACGAAGAGCTTCACCCACCGACGCGCGAGTTCGCCGTCGTCTGA
- a CDS encoding DEAD/DEAH box helicase, translating to MARSGQGQSAQNQSAQNSGGSGKSTRRSSAKKPTQQKSQQRRSRGTDDAGVIPVLARAVREVEGAAERGKVGPSNRTKFQVIALLMREERARAKADREVTDAERTEVLKRLDGVATILAKTAARDTSLIQLLAEETAVTDAARTLRRDMLIAAGTELSPDELIIVKEPDPVAPATERQVVPQSVIARQLSNPFLAPDFSQSVKVAPVTHRLANWELLEPLFRAFEYGSGGQVASMDLPDPTAADLRVPTGLELFHHQAEFIASAREGHRSYLLADEPGLGKTAQALLAAQVSGSYPLLVVVPNVVKMNWAREVELWTPQRSATVIHGSGENLDAFADVVIVNYDVLDRHMGWLGTLGFKGMVVDEAHFIKNRESQRSKNVLALAKSVRSRSPRALMIALTGTPLINTIEDFRAIWQFLGWIDGEKPTARLMQELEENGLTPADFGFFAEARQTVIDMGIVRRKKIDVAADLPSKRIADLPVELDDDLGRSIRQAERELGLRLLSRYRALVKARIESADIPHPELVRMVAKAELEESKAAKTGENVFTMVRKIGQAKAVLAADYTAQLARSVGKVVFFAKHIDVMDIAEETLAKRGLTTVSIRGDQSAAFRQKQVDAFNNDPEVSVVVASLTAAGVGLNLQAASNVVLAELSWTSAEQTQAIDRVHRIGQAEPVTAWRIIASQTIDAKIAELIDSKAGLAARALDGDDSDVAGESSVQLDALVALLEDAITAADRA from the coding sequence ATGGCTCGGTCCGGCCAGGGACAGTCCGCCCAGAACCAGAGCGCCCAGAATTCGGGTGGCTCGGGTAAGTCGACTCGCCGTTCCTCGGCGAAGAAGCCGACGCAGCAGAAGTCGCAGCAGCGCCGCTCGCGGGGGACCGATGACGCCGGCGTCATCCCTGTGCTTGCCCGCGCCGTGCGTGAGGTCGAGGGGGCCGCCGAGCGCGGCAAGGTCGGACCATCCAACCGCACCAAGTTCCAGGTGATCGCCTTGCTGATGCGCGAAGAGCGTGCGCGGGCGAAGGCAGACCGCGAGGTGACCGATGCCGAGCGCACCGAGGTGCTCAAGCGTCTCGACGGCGTCGCCACGATTCTCGCCAAGACCGCAGCGCGGGACACCTCGCTCATCCAGCTGCTCGCCGAAGAGACCGCCGTCACGGATGCCGCGCGCACGTTGCGTCGAGACATGCTGATCGCGGCGGGAACAGAGCTCTCGCCCGACGAGCTGATCATCGTGAAGGAGCCGGATCCCGTGGCGCCGGCCACCGAACGGCAGGTGGTGCCACAATCGGTGATCGCCCGTCAACTCTCCAACCCCTTCCTCGCTCCTGACTTCAGCCAGAGCGTGAAGGTCGCGCCGGTCACGCACCGACTGGCCAACTGGGAGCTGCTCGAGCCCCTCTTCCGCGCCTTCGAGTACGGCTCCGGTGGACAGGTCGCGAGCATGGACCTCCCCGACCCGACCGCCGCCGACCTGAGGGTTCCGACCGGTCTCGAGCTCTTCCATCACCAGGCCGAGTTCATCGCGAGCGCCCGCGAGGGGCACCGCAGCTATCTGCTCGCCGACGAGCCCGGGCTGGGCAAGACCGCGCAGGCGCTGCTCGCCGCGCAGGTCTCCGGTTCCTACCCGCTGCTCGTGGTCGTTCCCAACGTCGTGAAGATGAACTGGGCGCGGGAGGTCGAGCTCTGGACGCCGCAGCGCTCGGCAACGGTAATCCACGGTTCGGGTGAGAATCTCGACGCCTTCGCCGATGTGGTGATCGTGAACTACGACGTGCTCGACCGGCACATGGGCTGGCTTGGAACTCTCGGATTCAAGGGAATGGTGGTGGATGAGGCCCACTTCATCAAGAATCGCGAATCGCAGCGATCGAAGAATGTGCTTGCCCTCGCCAAGAGCGTGCGGTCGAGATCGCCGCGCGCGCTGATGATCGCCCTCACCGGCACCCCGCTCATCAACACGATCGAGGACTTCCGCGCGATCTGGCAGTTTCTCGGCTGGATCGATGGCGAGAAGCCGACGGCGCGGCTCATGCAGGAGCTCGAGGAGAACGGCCTCACCCCGGCAGACTTCGGCTTCTTCGCGGAGGCCCGCCAGACGGTGATCGACATGGGGATCGTGCGCCGCAAGAAGATCGATGTGGCCGCGGACCTTCCCTCCAAGCGCATCGCCGACCTTCCGGTGGAACTCGATGACGATCTCGGCCGGTCGATCCGCCAGGCCGAGCGCGAACTGGGACTTCGGTTGCTGTCGCGCTACCGCGCCCTGGTCAAGGCACGCATCGAGTCTGCCGACATCCCACATCCGGAGCTCGTGCGGATGGTCGCGAAAGCCGAGCTCGAGGAATCGAAGGCCGCGAAGACCGGCGAGAACGTGTTCACCATGGTGCGCAAGATCGGACAGGCGAAGGCCGTGCTCGCCGCGGACTACACCGCCCAGCTCGCACGCTCCGTCGGCAAGGTCGTGTTCTTCGCGAAGCACATCGACGTGATGGACATCGCCGAAGAGACCCTGGCCAAGCGCGGGCTCACCACGGTGTCGATCCGCGGAGACCAGAGCGCCGCTTTCCGCCAGAAGCAGGTCGATGCGTTCAACAACGATCCGGAGGTCTCCGTCGTCGTCGCCTCGCTCACCGCCGCCGGCGTCGGCCTCAACCTGCAGGCCGCATCGAACGTCGTACTCGCGGAACTGAGCTGGACGAGCGCCGAGCAGACCCAGGCGATCGACCGGGTGCATCGGATCGGCCAGGCCGAGCCGGTGACCGCCTGGCGGATCATCGCCTCTCAGACCATCGACGCCAAGATCGCCGAGCTGATCGACAGCAAGGCCGGCCTCGCCGCCCGCGCTCTCGACGGAGACGACTCCGACGTCGCGGGGGAGTCGAGCGTGCAGCTCGACGCCCTTGTGGCCCTGTTGGAAGACGCGATCACCGCGGCAGACCGCGCCTGA
- a CDS encoding phosphotransferase: protein MAGVPDYLESWMTRQRWYAGKSRAPELQVIGGFGLADPTGEAVIRVYLVLDHAEHPLLYQVPLTERSEPLEGAENALVASFDVENGRRFIYDGPHDPAFAEALLRLILDDGEAHETDGPAAANSGGPLVARGHHTPDSASVQFVSSRVLGGEQSNTSIIFQVASPDGAASTPIICKLFRAIHHGENPDVTLTEALGAAGSAVAPRSIGHITGLWTDSGMAEGIATGHLAFAQEFLPGVEDAWRVAVRAAEVGEDFTERARALGVTTAEMHETLHSALPSRATTPSDIATTVASMRYRFELAAAEVPGLSEYRPALEQVYHEAAASPWPALQRIHGDFHLGQVLAVPDRGWVVLDFEGEPMRPMSERSLPDIPLRDVAGMLRSFDYVAGSFALSHPGESAAAWASACRRAFVDGYIERSGRDLREHRAVLDAFEIDKALYEAVYEARNRPGWLAIPTLAISRLIERSATP, encoded by the coding sequence GTGGCCGGCGTTCCCGACTATCTCGAATCCTGGATGACGCGGCAGCGCTGGTACGCCGGCAAGTCGCGCGCGCCTGAGCTTCAGGTCATCGGCGGATTCGGGCTCGCCGACCCGACCGGCGAAGCGGTGATCCGCGTCTACCTCGTGCTCGATCATGCCGAGCATCCTCTCCTCTACCAGGTGCCGCTCACGGAGCGCAGCGAACCGCTCGAGGGCGCCGAGAACGCGCTGGTGGCCTCCTTCGACGTCGAGAACGGTCGCCGCTTCATCTACGACGGTCCTCACGACCCGGCATTCGCCGAGGCGCTGCTGCGGTTGATTCTCGACGACGGTGAAGCGCACGAGACCGACGGGCCGGCGGCCGCCAACAGCGGCGGTCCGCTCGTCGCGCGGGGGCATCACACTCCCGACTCCGCCTCGGTGCAGTTCGTCTCCTCCCGCGTGCTGGGCGGTGAGCAGTCGAACACCTCGATCATCTTCCAGGTGGCGAGCCCCGACGGCGCGGCATCCACTCCGATCATCTGCAAACTCTTCCGGGCCATTCATCACGGCGAGAATCCGGATGTGACGCTCACCGAGGCGCTCGGCGCCGCGGGAAGCGCCGTCGCTCCACGGTCGATCGGTCACATCACCGGCCTCTGGACCGACAGTGGGATGGCGGAGGGCATCGCGACCGGCCACCTCGCATTCGCGCAGGAGTTCCTGCCCGGGGTCGAAGACGCCTGGAGGGTGGCTGTGCGCGCGGCCGAGGTCGGCGAAGACTTCACCGAGCGTGCGCGTGCCCTCGGTGTGACGACGGCGGAGATGCACGAGACCCTGCACTCGGCACTCCCCTCCCGTGCCACGACACCCTCGGACATCGCCACGACGGTCGCGAGCATGCGTTATCGATTCGAGCTCGCCGCCGCGGAGGTGCCCGGTCTCTCGGAATACCGCCCGGCCCTCGAGCAGGTCTATCACGAGGCCGCAGCCAGCCCCTGGCCGGCACTTCAGCGCATCCACGGCGACTTCCACCTCGGCCAGGTGCTCGCGGTACCCGACCGCGGCTGGGTCGTGCTGGACTTCGAGGGTGAACCGATGCGCCCGATGAGCGAGCGTTCGCTGCCGGACATCCCGCTGAGGGATGTCGCGGGCATGCTGCGGTCATTCGACTACGTCGCGGGATCGTTCGCCCTCTCGCATCCGGGCGAATCCGCTGCAGCCTGGGCCTCCGCCTGCCGACGGGCATTCGTCGACGGCTACATCGAACGGTCCGGTCGGGACCTGCGCGAACACCGGGCCGTGCTCGACGCCTTCGAGATCGACAAGGCGCTCTATGAGGCCGTCTACGAGGCCAGAAACCGCCCCGGCTGGCTCGCCATCCCCACCCTCGCGATCTCGCGCCTCATTGAACGCTCGGCGACGCCCTAA
- a CDS encoding aminodeoxychorismate lyase, translated as MPSSALLLLNRPSASAQPHRVGAPDLTQFDPHDPVLSALDLAATRGDGIFETIGVGQGAPQALEHHLRRFGESARLLELPTPDAAAWRAAITTAIAAIDPVDEASVKIVLSRGVEGDDRPTGWAFASASPDHSAARRDGISVVTLDRGYRHDVETTSPWLLAGAKTLSYAVNRAVMREAARRDADDVIFVSSDGYVLEGPTSTVVYRQGDRILTPGPRLGILDGTTQSNIFRYAAQQGLQTGIAQPSAADLTAADAVWLASSVRLAAPVNRLDRLDLAVDRELTAGMNDFLLAVRE; from the coding sequence GTGCCCTCCTCCGCCCTGCTCCTGCTCAACCGGCCTTCGGCTTCGGCCCAACCCCACCGGGTCGGCGCACCCGATCTGACGCAGTTCGATCCGCACGATCCGGTGCTCAGTGCGCTCGATCTCGCCGCGACCCGAGGCGATGGCATCTTCGAGACTATCGGCGTCGGCCAGGGGGCACCGCAGGCGCTCGAGCACCATCTCCGGCGGTTCGGGGAGTCGGCGCGACTGCTCGAGCTGCCGACTCCGGATGCCGCGGCCTGGCGGGCGGCGATCACCACCGCGATCGCCGCGATCGACCCGGTCGACGAAGCATCCGTGAAGATCGTGCTGAGCCGCGGGGTCGAGGGCGACGACCGCCCCACCGGTTGGGCGTTCGCGAGCGCCTCACCAGACCATAGCGCGGCGCGGCGCGACGGTATCTCCGTGGTCACGCTCGATCGTGGGTACCGGCACGACGTGGAGACCACCTCCCCGTGGCTGCTCGCCGGGGCGAAGACTCTCAGTTACGCCGTGAACCGCGCGGTGATGCGGGAGGCCGCCCGACGCGACGCCGATGACGTCATCTTCGTCTCGAGCGATGGCTACGTGCTCGAGGGGCCCACCTCGACCGTGGTCTACCGGCAGGGCGACCGCATCCTCACCCCGGGGCCGAGACTCGGCATCCTCGACGGCACGACCCAGTCGAACATCTTCCGCTACGCCGCGCAGCAGGGGCTGCAGACAGGCATCGCCCAGCCCTCGGCCGCCGACCTCACAGCGGCCGATGCCGTGTGGCTGGCCTCGAGCGTGCGGCTGGCCGCACCCGTGAATCGCCTCGACAGGCTTGACCTCGCCGTCGACCGGGAGTTGACGGCAGGGATGAACGATTTCCTGCTCGCGGTGCGCGAGTAG
- a CDS encoding MFS transporter: MPPSPDRSLTTAERARLSRRPSDRAITTTLALTGLIAAFMQTLVTPIIPRLPDFLDTTTADATWVLTSTLLAAAISTPISGRLGDMYGKRRVVMVLLMLMAGGSIISALSNTLIPMIVGRVFQGVGLGVIALGISILRDVIHPRNLGGAVALVSATLGVGGAVGLPVAALIAQNFDYHYLFWLATALAIVAIVLVGSIVPVSTLRAGGRFDFLGAIGFGIGLVGILLAISKGSEWGWTSATTLGLLIGGAVVLVVWGVVELRTTDALVDLRVAARRPVLLTNLASISVGFAFFITTAALPVLLEAPTSTGVGLGQSLIVSSLCLMPLGLVMFAMSPVAARLSAARGPRTSLILGGLIITVAFAIAIWLHSEIWHVILVSTIVGFGVGFAYSAMPTLIMRVVPPTETAAANGLNSVMRTLGSTIAATVVGLIISAHLVISGGTAIPTSEAFRIIFTIGSSVALVGAVVAFFIPRRGREYGNTASMPITLPER, translated from the coding sequence ATGCCCCCTTCCCCGGACCGTTCCCTCACGACCGCCGAGCGTGCCCGCCTGAGCAGGCGGCCCAGCGACCGGGCGATCACCACGACCCTGGCTCTCACGGGGCTCATCGCGGCATTCATGCAGACTCTCGTGACGCCGATCATCCCGCGCCTGCCCGACTTCCTCGACACGACGACAGCTGATGCGACGTGGGTTCTGACCTCCACGCTCCTCGCCGCCGCGATCTCCACGCCGATCAGCGGACGCCTCGGCGACATGTACGGCAAGCGCCGGGTCGTCATGGTGCTCCTGATGCTCATGGCCGGCGGATCCATCATCTCCGCGCTGTCCAACACCTTGATCCCCATGATCGTCGGGAGGGTGTTCCAGGGCGTCGGGCTGGGGGTGATCGCCCTGGGGATCAGCATCCTGCGGGACGTCATCCACCCCCGCAACCTCGGCGGCGCCGTCGCCCTGGTCAGCGCGACGCTCGGCGTCGGCGGGGCCGTCGGGCTCCCGGTCGCCGCCCTGATCGCCCAGAACTTCGACTATCACTACCTGTTCTGGCTGGCCACCGCGCTCGCGATCGTCGCGATCGTGCTCGTCGGGTCCATCGTTCCGGTATCGACGCTGCGGGCGGGCGGGCGCTTCGACTTCCTCGGCGCGATCGGATTCGGAATCGGTCTCGTCGGCATCCTGCTCGCCATCTCCAAGGGCAGCGAATGGGGATGGACCAGCGCGACGACGCTCGGCCTGCTGATCGGAGGCGCGGTCGTGCTGGTGGTGTGGGGCGTGGTCGAACTGCGCACCACCGACGCGCTCGTCGACCTGCGCGTGGCGGCCCGACGGCCGGTATTGCTCACCAACCTCGCCTCGATCTCGGTCGGCTTCGCCTTCTTCATCACCACGGCGGCGCTGCCGGTGCTGCTCGAAGCTCCGACCAGCACCGGGGTCGGGCTCGGCCAGTCGCTCATCGTCTCGAGCCTCTGCCTGATGCCCCTCGGACTGGTGATGTTCGCGATGTCCCCCGTGGCCGCGAGGCTGTCCGCCGCCCGCGGCCCTCGCACCAGTCTCATCCTCGGGGGCCTGATCATCACCGTGGCCTTCGCGATCGCAATCTGGCTGCACAGCGAGATCTGGCATGTCATCCTCGTTTCCACCATCGTCGGCTTCGGCGTCGGCTTCGCCTATTCGGCGATGCCGACGCTCATCATGCGGGTCGTTCCTCCGACAGAGACGGCGGCGGCCAACGGACTCAATTCCGTGATGCGCACCCTCGGATCGACCATCGCCGCCACCGTGGTCGGCCTCATCATCTCCGCGCACCTCGTCATCTCCGGCGGTACGGCCATCCCGACGAGCGAGGCGTTCCGCATCATCTTCACGATCGGAAGCAGCGTTGCCCTCGTCGGTGCGGTCGTCGCCTTCTTCATCCCCCGCCGCGGCCGCGAATACGGCAACACCGCCAGCATGCCTATCACCCTCCCCGAGCGCTGA
- a CDS encoding DUF2510 domain-containing protein, whose translation MFEDDVTVPAGWYPDPMGLPQLRWWNNHAWTELTTEARPPLVMQVPTRLAYADEELPTRRQQREQRERDEQQSALETDEGESRDATDRRAPASVTLREIDAPVSARTVEEPPAVSTVDNSTVENSTVENTVTVDSLADASPLPSAAEPSSAEPTSEPATAPTAKAPLHDPVDDEPADDEPVDDWAHDVTGAREVFVPRTAFGTTEGSVFGTPVTAESAAEDRIRLDDGAYRREARYSDDRRGSASRLPIYTAPVWIIALVPLLLLVFSLLLLLGFGSSLNMWVTPAIWGISYLAVVILAITDRAALGRAGYEHRASWAWALLTAPVYLLARSMSLSKVGPLGFAPVLVWAALGILQIGSVLVVPGLIISALPNVFATQAEQSIASDASIIGADITVDCAKNLPVIIGQTFTCSATNAKNDPFTIAVSLQRTNGWIDWHVEDWGIYTLSR comes from the coding sequence ATGTTCGAGGACGACGTGACTGTGCCGGCCGGCTGGTACCCGGACCCCATGGGTCTGCCCCAGCTCCGCTGGTGGAACAATCACGCCTGGACCGAACTCACCACCGAAGCCCGCCCACCGCTGGTGATGCAGGTTCCCACCCGTCTGGCCTACGCCGACGAGGAGCTGCCCACCCGTCGGCAACAACGAGAACAGCGGGAACGCGACGAGCAACAGTCCGCTCTCGAGACAGACGAAGGCGAATCGCGGGATGCCACGGATCGCCGGGCGCCCGCCAGCGTGACCCTGCGGGAGATCGATGCCCCGGTCTCCGCCAGGACAGTCGAGGAACCCCCCGCGGTGAGCACCGTGGACAACAGCACGGTGGAGAACAGCACCGTGGAGAACACCGTGACCGTGGACTCCCTCGCGGACGCGTCCCCCCTCCCGTCAGCCGCAGAGCCGTCCTCCGCAGAACCGACCTCCGAGCCCGCGACCGCCCCGACCGCCAAGGCCCCGCTGCACGACCCGGTAGATGATGAACCGGCCGATGATGAACCGGTCGACGATTGGGCTCACGACGTCACGGGTGCCCGAGAGGTGTTCGTGCCCCGCACCGCGTTCGGCACGACAGAGGGCTCGGTCTTCGGAACGCCGGTGACCGCCGAGAGCGCTGCGGAAGACCGCATCAGACTCGACGACGGGGCCTACCGGCGCGAGGCTCGCTACAGCGATGATCGTCGTGGTTCTGCGTCGCGGTTGCCGATCTACACCGCGCCGGTGTGGATCATCGCCCTCGTGCCCCTGCTCCTGCTCGTCTTCAGCCTGCTGCTGCTCCTCGGCTTCGGCTCCAGCCTCAACATGTGGGTCACCCCCGCGATCTGGGGCATCTCCTACCTCGCCGTCGTCATCCTCGCCATCACCGACCGCGCCGCCCTCGGACGCGCCGGATACGAACACCGCGCCAGCTGGGCCTGGGCACTGCTCACCGCCCCCGTCTACCTCCTCGCCCGCTCCATGAGCCTCTCCAAAGTCGGCCCCCTCGGATTCGCCCCCGTGCTCGTCTGGGCCGCCCTCGGCATCCTCCAAATCGGATCCGTCCTCGTCGTACCCGGCCTCATCATCTCCGCCCTCCCCAACGTCTTCGCCACCCAAGCCGAACAATCCATCGCCTCCGACGCCTCCATCATCGGCGCGGACATCACAGTGGACTGCGCGAAGAACCTGCCGGTGATCATCGGCCAGACCTTCACCTGCTCGGCGACGAATGCGAAGAACGATCCGTTCACCATCGCGGTCTCGCTGCAGCGCACCAACGGGTGGATCGACTGGCACGTGGAGGACTGGGGCATCTACACGCTCTCGCGCTGA